The Clostridiaceae bacterium HFYG-1003 genome includes a window with the following:
- a CDS encoding SpaA isopeptide-forming pilin-related protein: MRRTRRFLSLSLIVAFLMGLLITPGTAQAASEEALLTDLTAVVRQNGDLVPQGGELSADQPVRVDVSFQIPVAGDDPVPSNPVVQGDTARIELSDSFRLLAEETIPLKMGDILVGHARIDTDENGMVYALVTFDGDPEVFDGTYNTVTARFGLDLEYDKSGDAGAEGSHDVRILDKTYKVVVLPQAVEYNVVKSGAVNLSDQSVEWTIKLTADQGGRPVDISGHTLTEFLSSVGSYLPDSFQVNGQAAVPQWDEDKLTYLFPVGSTSPITVTLRTRIPDAAWTSSREQTLLNKVQLSDALEEIVGKGEALVRFTPKWIEKSGKASDGPVNGIYDPTNRTITWSIVANHLEASLRNVVIQDSLPTGLTFDSAYWQAFENGEWGAEQPIVPEGSAYSIGSIDSRIRLTIVTKVPDEDYSVSAKQYRNQAKIFWEDGPASGIASNQAGVTVGFNAIAKSGKVNPASQRIDWTVAVDLKGQQVPNVAVYDLLVYGPSAQGFTPAGTVGLPAGLAAGQLVPRYDQRYVEGSFAGEGLTLTVHPITRDGVRIADLLEVRGFVQNQSRSFHFQSQVLNPDIVVGNRTSQVWNTAQLWSGQNLVNASTSQVQYPSRMLAKELLRREAFADPDAQIDSHITTDASLGFHYQEQAVLFRLSVNADALMVSGIERETGESLGAVTLTDVLPEGWVFRELSPGEYYRIYQGAPSSGSSVKTLGEGPIQVDGLVADISGDKASFRFESLDKPYVILVKAGPKDELAQEYFQDNGSVTVQNQLKLISERWEPGISVQQNVTINSQVLEKTLEITKAGELSWQVDYQPYDLQHSGAKIVDTIPGGLELRTDSSGQLILTGSVSIKKMILQADGSYVEGDELPLQREEPLTYDPSTRELTFVLPDSSQAYRLTYTTDVTGEPGAVTNSVRLMGATGDLEESSQSYAITKADGEASMKRSAWIEITKQNGQGQPLAGAVFGLYTKDGTVLLRQATSDGKGLLRFRVIPDGEYLFREIQAPSGYELSEKTHQLIVRTEAGVPVVWIDGEQSPRTKIYNYLPNSVGKLTIEKKVSGNDSDQEQAFNFTLTLDQSGTYPAIHSRLGGISIQSGDTFELAHGEKLTIEGLPGGTAYRITEADYSAQGYVTTSIGNEGLIEVNTEQAAIFTNTRHNPRGNLKIEKQVAGDDGNREAKFKFRITLDATGNYDYEGFGCPDGSVQNGDVIELAHGQSILIKDLPAGTAYRVEEEDYSESGYVTTVTDGEGVVLEDETKTALFINTKNKVKPVHELTVAKIVSGDGNLTKAFEFIVTFTAPGRYHTTHSTGEEGTIESGESIWLTHDENLTIHGLPEGTFYEIKEKDYTAEGYTTATSENSSGLLNQDVRIEFTNYYETVVDPTDPTDPTDPTDPTDPTDPTDPTDPTDPTDPTDPTDPTDPTDPTDPTDPTDPTDPTDPTDPNGPEQEGNIPQTGVDQVRSTAKLSLIFFSAALGFLSVIMIRKRKNEA, encoded by the coding sequence ATGAGAAGAACAAGAAGATTTTTGAGTTTGAGTCTGATCGTGGCGTTCCTGATGGGACTGTTGATCACTCCCGGTACTGCCCAGGCTGCATCGGAGGAAGCGCTTCTAACGGATTTGACTGCGGTGGTTCGACAGAATGGCGATCTTGTGCCTCAGGGCGGAGAGCTGTCTGCCGATCAGCCGGTACGGGTGGATGTGTCATTTCAAATTCCTGTGGCGGGGGATGATCCTGTGCCGTCGAATCCTGTCGTTCAAGGGGATACAGCCCGTATTGAACTGAGTGACTCATTCCGGCTGTTGGCGGAAGAGACGATCCCTTTGAAAATGGGGGACATACTGGTAGGGCATGCCCGCATCGATACAGACGAAAACGGCATGGTCTACGCTCTGGTGACCTTTGACGGTGATCCGGAAGTCTTTGATGGTACATACAACACCGTCACTGCCCGGTTTGGTCTTGACCTGGAGTATGATAAAAGCGGCGACGCCGGAGCAGAGGGTTCCCATGACGTGCGAATCCTCGACAAGACCTACAAGGTGGTAGTTCTTCCTCAGGCAGTTGAATATAATGTAGTCAAATCCGGAGCGGTCAACCTGTCCGACCAGTCTGTGGAATGGACCATCAAGCTGACTGCGGACCAGGGAGGCCGTCCGGTGGACATCTCAGGCCATACCCTGACCGAGTTCCTGTCGAGTGTCGGCAGCTATCTCCCAGATAGTTTCCAAGTCAACGGCCAGGCTGCGGTTCCGCAGTGGGACGAGGATAAGCTGACGTACTTATTCCCCGTAGGGTCAACAAGCCCCATTACAGTCACATTGCGTACCAGGATTCCGGATGCAGCCTGGACCTCTTCCCGGGAGCAGACACTGCTGAACAAGGTGCAGCTGTCAGATGCTTTGGAGGAAATCGTTGGCAAGGGAGAAGCTCTGGTTCGATTTACACCCAAATGGATTGAAAAATCAGGAAAAGCCAGTGACGGACCAGTCAACGGGATCTATGACCCCACCAATCGGACCATTACCTGGTCCATTGTAGCCAATCACCTGGAAGCTTCACTGCGAAATGTGGTTATTCAGGATTCGCTCCCCACAGGGCTTACGTTTGACTCGGCTTACTGGCAAGCCTTCGAAAATGGCGAATGGGGAGCAGAACAGCCCATTGTGCCTGAAGGATCAGCCTACTCAATCGGGTCAATTGATTCACGGATTCGACTGACCATCGTCACGAAGGTTCCGGACGAAGATTACTCGGTATCCGCCAAGCAGTATCGAAACCAGGCAAAGATTTTTTGGGAAGATGGACCTGCTTCGGGTATCGCCTCGAATCAGGCGGGCGTAACTGTCGGGTTCAATGCGATTGCCAAATCCGGCAAGGTCAATCCAGCCAGCCAGCGGATCGACTGGACAGTCGCGGTGGACTTAAAGGGGCAGCAGGTGCCGAATGTCGCAGTGTATGATTTACTGGTGTACGGACCGTCCGCTCAAGGCTTTACGCCTGCCGGGACTGTCGGACTTCCGGCAGGACTTGCGGCCGGGCAGCTGGTTCCGCGGTATGATCAGCGCTATGTGGAAGGATCCTTTGCCGGGGAAGGCCTGACTTTGACTGTGCATCCCATTACCCGGGACGGAGTTCGCATCGCCGATCTTCTCGAAGTTCGGGGATTTGTTCAGAATCAGTCACGCAGCTTTCACTTTCAGAGTCAGGTTCTGAATCCCGACATCGTGGTGGGCAATCGAACGAGCCAGGTGTGGAACACCGCCCAGCTCTGGAGCGGACAGAATTTGGTGAATGCCTCCACCAGCCAGGTGCAGTATCCCAGCCGGATGCTAGCCAAGGAACTGCTGCGGCGGGAAGCCTTTGCCGATCCCGATGCTCAGATTGACTCCCATATCACGACCGATGCCTCCCTGGGGTTTCATTACCAGGAGCAGGCTGTTCTGTTCAGGCTCAGCGTCAATGCCGACGCACTCATGGTTTCTGGGATCGAACGGGAAACCGGTGAGTCCCTGGGTGCGGTCACTTTGACGGATGTTCTGCCAGAAGGCTGGGTGTTCCGTGAACTTTCACCCGGTGAATACTATCGGATTTACCAGGGAGCACCCTCATCAGGAAGCTCGGTGAAAACCCTCGGGGAAGGACCAATCCAGGTTGATGGACTGGTCGCCGATATTTCTGGAGACAAAGCCAGTTTCCGGTTTGAATCCCTCGATAAGCCCTATGTCATTTTGGTGAAAGCCGGACCAAAGGATGAGCTGGCTCAGGAATATTTCCAGGACAATGGGTCAGTGACAGTGCAGAATCAGCTGAAGCTCATTTCAGAACGCTGGGAACCGGGAATTTCAGTCCAGCAGAATGTCACCATTAACTCCCAGGTCCTTGAAAAAACGCTTGAAATTACCAAAGCCGGAGAACTCTCCTGGCAGGTGGACTATCAGCCTTATGATTTACAGCACTCTGGAGCAAAAATTGTGGATACTATTCCAGGTGGACTTGAGCTTCGGACGGATTCATCGGGTCAATTGATCTTAACAGGATCTGTCTCAATAAAGAAAATGATTCTTCAGGCTGATGGATCCTATGTGGAGGGAGATGAACTTCCGCTGCAAAGGGAAGAACCTCTGACGTATGACCCATCCACTCGGGAACTGACCTTTGTCTTGCCAGATTCTTCTCAGGCATATCGCCTGACGTATACCACCGATGTTACCGGAGAACCGGGAGCGGTGACTAACAGTGTGCGTCTGATGGGAGCGACAGGAGACCTGGAGGAATCATCTCAGTCATATGCCATCACCAAGGCGGATGGCGAGGCATCCATGAAACGAAGTGCCTGGATTGAAATCACAAAACAGAATGGACAGGGCCAGCCATTGGCCGGAGCTGTCTTTGGCCTTTATACCAAGGATGGAACGGTTCTACTGCGTCAGGCAACGTCGGATGGTAAGGGATTGTTAAGATTCCGGGTCATTCCGGACGGAGAATACCTGTTCCGTGAAATTCAGGCCCCATCGGGCTACGAACTGTCAGAGAAAACACATCAGTTGATTGTGCGAACCGAAGCGGGGGTACCCGTAGTTTGGATCGATGGCGAACAAAGCCCGCGAACCAAAATTTACAACTATCTTCCGAATTCGGTGGGAAAGCTTACCATCGAAAAGAAAGTCAGCGGCAACGATTCCGATCAGGAACAGGCATTCAACTTTACCTTGACACTGGATCAGTCAGGCACTTATCCTGCAATTCACTCCAGACTCGGCGGGATAAGCATCCAAAGCGGCGATACCTTTGAGTTGGCCCACGGCGAGAAGCTGACCATTGAAGGATTGCCTGGAGGAACTGCCTACCGGATTACCGAAGCAGACTATTCAGCTCAGGGCTATGTCACCACCAGCATCGGGAATGAGGGTCTGATTGAAGTCAATACAGAACAGGCAGCCATTTTTACCAATACCAGACATAATCCCAGAGGAAACCTGAAAATCGAGAAGCAGGTAGCAGGAGATGACGGGAACCGGGAAGCCAAATTTAAATTCCGAATTACCCTGGATGCAACTGGAAATTATGACTATGAAGGATTCGGCTGCCCGGATGGTTCGGTTCAGAACGGTGATGTAATTGAACTGGCTCACGGACAAAGCATCCTCATTAAAGATCTTCCGGCTGGAACTGCCTACCGGGTGGAAGAAGAGGACTACAGCGAGTCTGGTTACGTCACCACAGTCACCGACGGGGAAGGAGTCGTCCTTGAGGATGAAACGAAGACCGCGCTCTTTATCAATACCAAAAACAAGGTTAAGCCGGTTCATGAACTCACGGTCGCCAAGATCGTCAGCGGAGACGGCAATCTGACCAAAGCCTTCGAATTCATCGTAACCTTTACGGCGCCAGGACGGTATCACACCACACATTCCACCGGTGAGGAAGGGACGATTGAAAGTGGAGAGTCCATCTGGCTGACTCATGACGAAAATCTGACAATCCACGGACTACCGGAGGGTACTTTTTATGAAATCAAAGAAAAAGACTATACGGCAGAAGGCTATACAACGGCCACCTCAGAAAATTCCAGTGGTTTGTTGAACCAAGATGTTAGAATTGAGTTCACGAACTACTACGAAACGGTGGTAGACCCAACGGACCCAACGGACCCAACGGACCCAACGGACCCAACGGACCCAACGGACCCAACGGACCCGACGGACCCAACGGATCCAACGGACCCAACGGACCCAACGGACCCAACGGACCCAACCGATCCAACCGATCCAACCGATCCAACCGATCCAACGGATCCAACGGACCCAACCGATCCGAATGGACCGGAGCAGGAAGGGAACATTCCTCAAACCGGAGTAGACCAGGTTCGCTCGACGGCCAAGCTGTCACTGATCTTCTTCAGTGCAGCGCTTGGATTCCTGAGTGTGATTATGATCAGAAAGCGAAAGAATGAAGCTTAA
- a CDS encoding class B sortase encodes MNRIKKKIRGGSFENLEHDFIPPHSRNLSRNILQILMALCLMGIIGSAGVLWLEDLNEQAAIESYAQIQMAVGVGTGTNDASTINTSDSLKQRNLAMISESCPNAMGWIRVTGTNIDYPVAQGKDNAYYLKHLITGEPNKMGAIFLDHRNAGFTDRLSVIYGHHLKNGTMFSDLERFKDADFFAQTPVIQVQTKGDTFRFKAFAVLVLPGEGNDLLQRYHELGEQSFMNWIWHDALLQAKGIWTPGDSIIALSTCSYEFDNARTVVFGTPE; translated from the coding sequence ATGAACAGAATCAAAAAGAAAATCAGGGGGGGAAGCTTTGAAAATCTCGAACATGATTTCATTCCTCCTCATTCCCGAAATCTGTCCCGGAACATCCTCCAAATACTGATGGCGCTATGTCTGATGGGAATCATTGGATCGGCTGGGGTATTGTGGCTCGAGGACTTGAATGAACAGGCAGCAATCGAATCCTACGCTCAAATTCAAATGGCCGTCGGTGTCGGTACCGGAACCAATGATGCCAGCACAATCAATACCTCGGATTCCCTAAAACAGCGTAATCTGGCAATGATATCCGAATCCTGTCCTAATGCGATGGGCTGGATCCGGGTGACGGGAACGAATATTGACTATCCGGTTGCTCAGGGAAAAGATAATGCCTATTACCTGAAGCACCTGATCACTGGTGAGCCCAATAAAATGGGGGCGATTTTCCTGGATCACCGGAATGCAGGATTCACGGATCGCCTCAGTGTGATTTATGGCCACCATCTGAAAAATGGCACCATGTTCAGTGATCTGGAACGTTTCAAGGATGCTGATTTCTTTGCCCAGACTCCAGTAATTCAGGTTCAGACCAAGGGAGATACGTTCAGGTTCAAGGCATTTGCAGTCCTGGTGCTTCCCGGGGAGGGAAATGACTTGCTGCAACGATACCATGAGCTGGGGGAGCAATCATTCATGAACTGGATTTGGCACGATGCGCTGCTTCAGGCAAAGGGGATCTGGACTCCTGGCGATTCGATCATTGCCCTCAGTACCTGCTCCTATGAGTTTGACAATGCCAGAACGGTCGTCTTCGGGACGCCTGAGTGA